A genomic region of Peptoniphilus sp. ING2-D1G contains the following coding sequences:
- a CDS encoding putative protein (Family membership), giving the protein MATIKAFKAIRPKNEYAEKIAALPYDVYNTEEAREEISKHPLSFLQVDLPLATLPEDFDGDNIAINKHAFENFKKMWDEGYFMQEDENCLYLYEMTMKDHTQLGLVCATSVDEYLDGTIKKHEKTRADKEVDRINHIDSLDANTGPIFLTYKNEERIKNTIKQCVKCDAEIDFTSDDGIRHRIWTIRDENIISDLVNYFAEIPNLYIADGHHRSASAAKVSLKRREQNPGFKGDEEFNYFLSILFPSDNVQIYDYNRVLKDLNGLSEEELFEKIEENFKLEKSTQQVKPSKKSEFGMYLNNNWYKLTYKGENTGDVIEDLDVSILQNKLLSPILGIQDPRTDKRIDFIGGIRGIEELEKRVEDDMEIAFSLYPTSLEELMAVADANKEMPPKSTWFEPKPRSGLFIHNLK; this is encoded by the coding sequence ATGGCTACAATAAAAGCTTTTAAAGCAATTCGTCCAAAAAATGAATACGCTGAAAAAATTGCAGCTCTTCCCTACGACGTATACAATACCGAAGAAGCACGAGAAGAAATAAGCAAACACCCCTTGAGCTTTCTGCAAGTGGATTTACCCCTTGCAACACTTCCCGAGGACTTTGATGGAGATAACATTGCAATAAATAAGCACGCCTTCGAAAACTTCAAAAAAATGTGGGATGAAGGCTACTTCATGCAAGAAGATGAAAATTGCCTTTACCTTTATGAGATGACCATGAAGGACCACACTCAACTGGGTCTTGTATGTGCAACATCCGTTGATGAATACTTGGACGGAACCATTAAAAAACACGAAAAAACACGAGCAGACAAGGAAGTTGATCGAATAAATCACATCGATTCTCTGGACGCAAACACCGGTCCCATATTTTTAACTTACAAAAACGAAGAGAGAATTAAAAATACAATAAAACAATGTGTTAAATGCGATGCCGAAATAGACTTCACAAGCGATGACGGCATCAGACACAGAATTTGGACCATAAGAGATGAAAATATAATTTCAGACCTTGTAAATTACTTCGCTGAAATTCCAAATCTCTATATAGCGGACGGTCATCACAGAAGCGCATCGGCGGCTAAGGTCTCTTTAAAAAGAAGAGAGCAGAATCCGGGATTTAAAGGTGATGAAGAATTCAATTACTTCCTCTCCATATTATTTCCTTCCGATAATGTGCAAATCTATGATTACAACAGAGTACTCAAGGATTTAAATGGTCTTTCCGAAGAAGAACTGTTTGAAAAGATAGAAGAAAATTTCAAATTAGAAAAAAGCACACAACAGGTAAAACCCTCAAAAAAATCCGAATTTGGAATGTATCTGAATAACAATTGGTACAAACTCACCTATAAAGGAGAAAATACAGGAGATGTAATAGAAGACTTGGACGTTTCAATACTTCAAAATAAATTGCTATCTCCAATACTGGGAATTCAAGACCCAAGAACCGACAAAAGAATCGACTTTATCGGAGGCATAAGAGGAATAGAAGAACTGGAAAAAAGAGTAGAAGACGATATGGAAATAGCATTTTCCCTGTACCCCACATCCCTTGAAGAACTCATGGCGGTAGCAGATGCAAATAAAGAAATGCCCCCCAAATCCACATGGTTTGAACCCAAACCCAGATCCGGACTCTTCATTCACAATTTAAAATAA
- a CDS encoding hypothetical protein (High confidence in function and specificity), protein MIRYSKILEKQKREIVLLVGRPCFWGKCTFCDYIDDNSRDDEYMINFNREVLENVTGEFGKLECINSGSVFELPLQTLQDIKNKAKEKNIATLIFEAHFAYKDRLSEIKDFFNETKVLFKIGVETFDKDFREKVLNKNAKFTEVEEVEKYFDAPCLLVGVEGQSRKMIDRDMEIIKNHFRWATINIFVENTTDVKRDDALVKWFMDKYGYLKDDPRIDFLYENTDFGVGAEE, encoded by the coding sequence TTGATAAGATACAGTAAAATTTTAGAAAAACAAAAAAGAGAAATCGTACTATTGGTGGGCAGACCCTGTTTTTGGGGCAAGTGTACCTTTTGCGACTATATAGATGACAACTCAAGGGATGATGAGTACATGATAAACTTCAACAGAGAGGTACTTGAAAATGTAACGGGAGAATTCGGAAAACTGGAATGCATAAATTCCGGTTCTGTATTTGAACTGCCACTCCAAACTCTCCAAGATATAAAAAATAAAGCAAAGGAAAAAAACATAGCTACGCTCATCTTTGAAGCACATTTTGCATATAAAGACAGACTTTCCGAGATAAAGGATTTTTTTAACGAGACGAAGGTGCTGTTTAAAATCGGAGTTGAAACCTTTGACAAGGATTTCAGAGAAAAAGTGTTAAATAAAAATGCCAAGTTTACAGAAGTTGAAGAAGTTGAAAAATATTTTGATGCACCCTGTTTGTTAGTAGGTGTGGAGGGTCAGAGCAGGAAAATGATAGACAGAGATATGGAGATAATAAAAAATCACTTCCGATGGGCTACGATAAATATATTTGTTGAAAACACCACAGATGTGAAAAGGGATGACGCATTGGTTAAGTGGTTCATGGATAAGTATGGATATTTAAAAGACGATCCGAGAATTGATTTTCTATACGAAAACACAGATTTCGGTGTTGGAGCGGAAGAATAG
- the dnaJ3 gene encoding chaperone protein DnaJ (DnaJ domains (J-domains) are associated with hsp70 heat-shock system and it is thought that this domain mediates the interaction. DnaJ-domain is therefore part of a chaperone (protein folding) system. The T-antigens, although not in Prosite are confirmed as DnaJ containing domains from literature; High confidence in function and specificity), with the protein MKYRDYYEILGVDKSATQKEIKSAYRKLAKKYHPDLNQGDETAQEKLKEVNEAYEVLSDKDKKEKYDKFGSNYDFVNGANFDPTQYGYTYTNAGDGGKFSDFFNMFFGDEKTTGGFSFSDIFSDMNSGSRRKPSKTRQRYNTDIEISLEDAYNGAQRQLNLYLNDKPITVDLKIPAGITPGKKIKVRGEKYGVSGDIYFKINLRPDKELKLEGLNIYREKEIYPWQAALGDTITVETLDGRIKLKIPKNTKGGSKLRIADKGFKDLKGNKGDLYIVFKIVNPTNLTEVQLKLYEQLKNIS; encoded by the coding sequence TTGAAATACAGAGATTATTATGAAATCCTCGGAGTTGACAAAAGTGCCACTCAGAAGGAAATTAAATCAGCATATAGAAAGTTGGCAAAAAAATATCATCCCGATTTAAATCAAGGTGATGAGACTGCACAAGAAAAATTAAAAGAAGTCAATGAAGCCTATGAGGTATTATCGGATAAGGATAAGAAGGAAAAATATGATAAATTCGGCTCAAATTACGACTTTGTAAACGGAGCTAATTTCGATCCCACTCAATACGGATACACTTATACAAATGCGGGCGATGGAGGCAAATTCTCAGATTTTTTCAATATGTTTTTCGGAGATGAAAAAACCACCGGTGGATTCAGTTTTTCCGATATATTTTCAGATATGAACTCCGGAAGCAGAAGAAAACCGAGCAAGACAAGACAAAGATACAACACGGATATAGAGATATCTTTGGAAGACGCCTATAATGGTGCACAAAGACAGCTTAATTTATACTTGAATGACAAGCCGATAACTGTAGATTTAAAAATCCCGGCAGGTATTACTCCCGGCAAAAAAATAAAGGTAAGAGGAGAAAAATACGGAGTTTCGGGAGATATTTACTTTAAGATAAACCTACGCCCCGACAAAGAATTAAAACTCGAAGGGCTTAATATCTACAGGGAAAAGGAAATATATCCGTGGCAAGCGGCTCTTGGAGACACCATAACCGTAGAAACTCTCGACGGAAGGATAAAACTGAAAATCCCGAAAAATACCAAGGGCGGATCAAAGCTCAGAATTGCAGATAAGGGATTTAAAGATCTAAAGGGAAACAAAGGAGATTTATATATAGTATTTAAAATAGTAAATCCGACTAATTTAACTGAAGTACAATTGAAATTATACGAACAATTGAAAAATATTTCTTAA
- a CDS encoding hypothetical protein (High confidence in function and specificity), with the protein MQKFKTREIVIVGIAVVINIIGAFIAVVTKVPLLLDHIGTMMICLMFGWKLAVACAFVSSCIVAMLFDPYALPFAPTGMLMVFMLGMFLKQNFIDKFGAPVSMIFIVLPAAVLGAVIAGYIFGGVTSSGSSIIVRFLINSGVNPAVSTFVIQFFMEYFDRLMSFYIVEKIYARFHIDKIQ; encoded by the coding sequence ATATAATCGGGGCCTTTATAGCTGTAGTTACCAAGGTGCCGCTTTTACTTGACCACATAGGGACAATGATGATCTGTTTGATGTTCGGGTGGAAATTGGCGGTAGCCTGTGCCTTTGTTTCATCCTGTATAGTGGCGATGCTTTTTGATCCCTATGCACTTCCCTTTGCTCCTACGGGAATGCTCATGGTTTTTATGTTGGGGATGTTTTTGAAACAGAACTTTATTGATAAATTCGGTGCACCTGTTTCAATGATATTTATCGTGTTGCCTGCAGCCGTATTGGGAGCTGTTATTGCAGGGTATATCTTCGGCGGAGTTACCTCCAGCGGTTCTTCCATAATCGTGAGATTTTTGATAAATTCAGGAGTAAATCCGGCAGTTTCCACTTTTGTAATACAGTTTTTCATGGAATACTTCGACAGACTCATGTCTTTTTATATAGTAGAGAAAATATATGCGAGGTTTCATATTGATAAGATACAGTAA
- the serA3 gene encoding D-isomer specific 2-hydroxyacid dehydrogenase (A number of NAD-dependent 2-hydroxyacid dehydrogenases which seem to be specific for the D-isomer of their substrate have been shown to be functionally and structurally related. The catalytic domain contains a number of conserved charged residues which may play a role in the catalytic mechanism; High confidence in function and specificity) has translation MDTVKTYKIKTINNISKKGLELMTPNFIINADEENPDAIIVRSADLHEFEFGENVRFVGRAGAGTNNIPIERCSEKGIVVSNAPGANANAVKELVTLALIISSRKIVDAIEWVKTLDKDEKVQKEVESYKKNFIGPEIFGKNLGVIGLGATGRLVASMGVSMGMNVYGLDPFISVKSALDLDTHVKYMENAKELFSLCDYISIHIPFTKDTENFVNAELLKNAKKGLRLINIARDGLVDLKALRTALKDGTVAKYVVDFPNAESLTLPNTINIPHLGASTPESEENSAKMVINQMMDYLNNGNIKNSVNFPDSDMGECQSVHRITVNHRNIPNMIGQITAVLAQKNINIANLLNKHKGNWAYTMIDIDSQVDQSLKEELWKIEGVVRVRLIK, from the coding sequence ATGGATACTGTTAAAACATATAAAATAAAAACGATAAACAATATTTCAAAAAAAGGATTGGAGCTTATGACTCCAAATTTCATAATAAATGCAGATGAAGAAAACCCCGATGCAATTATAGTCAGAAGTGCCGATCTACATGAATTTGAATTTGGAGAAAACGTCAGATTCGTCGGTAGAGCAGGAGCAGGAACCAACAATATCCCCATAGAAAGATGTTCCGAAAAGGGAATAGTGGTTTCAAACGCTCCGGGAGCAAACGCAAATGCCGTAAAAGAACTGGTCACCTTGGCGCTGATAATCTCTTCAAGAAAAATCGTCGATGCCATAGAATGGGTCAAAACCCTTGACAAAGACGAAAAAGTTCAAAAAGAAGTGGAATCCTACAAGAAAAACTTTATAGGCCCTGAAATATTCGGAAAAAATTTAGGAGTAATAGGGCTGGGAGCCACAGGAAGACTGGTCGCATCAATGGGTGTCAGCATGGGCATGAACGTATACGGACTGGATCCCTTCATCTCAGTTAAAAGCGCCTTGGATTTGGACACCCACGTAAAATACATGGAAAATGCCAAGGAACTCTTCAGCCTATGTGATTACATCTCAATCCATATTCCCTTTACAAAGGACACGGAAAATTTTGTAAATGCGGAACTTTTAAAAAATGCTAAAAAAGGACTTCGCCTCATAAATATCGCAAGAGACGGTTTGGTGGATTTAAAAGCATTAAGAACAGCTTTAAAAGACGGCACAGTGGCAAAATATGTAGTTGATTTTCCAAATGCCGAAAGCTTGACCCTTCCCAACACCATCAACATTCCCCACCTCGGAGCATCTACCCCGGAAAGCGAAGAAAACTCCGCAAAAATGGTGATAAACCAAATGATGGACTACCTCAACAACGGAAATATCAAAAACTCCGTCAACTTCCCCGACAGCGATATGGGAGAATGTCAAAGCGTACACAGAATAACTGTAAACCACAGAAATATTCCCAACATGATAGGACAAATAACCGCCGTACTGGCTCAAAAGAACATAAATATTGCAAACCTCTTGAACAAACACAAAGGCAATTGGGCATATACCATGATAGACATAGATTCACAAGTAGATCAGTCATTAAAAGAAGAACTATGGAAAATAGAAGGTGTAGTAAGAGTAAGACTTATAAAATAG
- the clpB gene encoding Chaperone protein ClpB (Part of a stress-induced multi-chaperone system, it is involved in the recovery of the cell from heat-induced damage, in cooperation with DnaK, DnaJ and GrpE. Acts before DnaK, in the processing of protein aggregates. Protein binding stimulates the ATPase activity; ATP hydrolysis unfolds the denatured protein aggregates, which probably helps expose new hydrophobic binding sites on the surface of ClpB-bound aggregates, contributing to the solubilization and refolding of denatured protein aggregates by DnaK; High confidence in function and specificity) yields MNFEKFTQKSLQSLQDAQNIASSYGNPQLEEIHLNYALTKDKDGLVPRILKYMGVSVDDVVRDLEREIERLPKQRGSDVYASGEFKKIIDDAGKFAIDFKDDYVSVEHLYLALLSLNGSKSRKIFEKHSITLNGFLSALKKIRGNQLVNTDNPEATYDALEKYGRDLSKDARDGKIDPVIGRDEEIRNVIRILSRRTKNNPVLIGEPGVGKTAIVEGLAQRIINGDVPEGLKDKTIFSLDMGALVAGAKYRGEFEERLKAVFSEVKKSDGQIIMFIDEIHNIVGAGKTEGAMDASNLLKPMLARGELHAIGATTLDEYRKYIEKDLALERRFQKVLVQEPTVEDTISILRGLKEKYEIFHGIRISDSAVIAAATLSDRYITDRFLPDKAIDLMDESCAMLRTEIDSMPTEIDDVRRKILQLEIEREALKKETDEPSKNRLQILEKELSEEKSEFDKLSAKWESEKHELDKVKNIKKEIEDVKHRIEEAERNYNLEELSELRYGKLPQLEEELKKAESVTKEEDSMVKEEVTEDEIAHVVSRWTGIPVEKLNKTERDKLINLEDTLHKRVIGQDEAVKVVSDAVLRARAGLKSENRPIGSFIFLGPTGVGKTETAKALTENLFDDEKNIIRIDMSEYMEKHSVSRLVGSPPGYVGYEEGGQLTEAVRRKPYSVVLFDEIEKAYPDVFNILLQVLDDGRLTDNQGRTVDFKNTVIIMTSNIGSQYLLEGIGEDGEITEEARELVRGEMRRRFRPEFLNRADEIVMFKPLARDEIYKIIKATIKDIEDRLSDRNIKIEVTEKALDFILENSYNVQFGARPVKRYIQSNIETEMSRMIIRDEITENSKVKVDIEEDKLKITVA; encoded by the coding sequence ATGAATTTTGAAAAATTTACTCAAAAATCACTGCAATCTTTGCAGGATGCACAAAACATCGCTTCGTCCTACGGCAATCCTCAATTGGAGGAAATCCATTTAAACTACGCACTTACAAAGGATAAAGACGGACTTGTTCCGAGAATTTTAAAATATATGGGAGTCAGTGTAGATGATGTAGTCAGGGATTTAGAAAGAGAAATTGAAAGACTTCCAAAACAAAGGGGTTCAGATGTCTATGCATCAGGAGAATTTAAAAAGATAATAGATGATGCCGGAAAATTTGCCATAGATTTTAAAGATGATTATGTATCAGTGGAACATCTATACTTGGCATTGCTATCCTTAAACGGTTCAAAGTCAAGAAAGATTTTTGAAAAACACAGCATAACCTTAAACGGATTTTTAAGTGCATTGAAAAAAATCAGGGGGAATCAACTGGTAAATACCGACAATCCGGAAGCGACCTATGACGCTCTTGAAAAATATGGAAGAGATTTGAGCAAGGACGCAAGAGATGGTAAAATCGACCCTGTAATAGGACGAGATGAAGAAATCAGAAATGTAATTAGAATACTTTCCAGAAGAACAAAGAACAATCCGGTGTTGATAGGTGAACCCGGTGTGGGAAAAACAGCCATAGTTGAAGGACTTGCGCAAAGAATTATCAACGGAGACGTTCCCGAAGGTCTAAAGGACAAGACGATATTTTCTTTGGACATGGGAGCTCTTGTAGCCGGAGCCAAGTACAGAGGAGAATTTGAAGAAAGACTTAAGGCTGTGTTTTCCGAAGTAAAAAAATCCGACGGACAGATAATAATGTTCATAGATGAAATTCACAACATAGTCGGAGCAGGCAAGACCGAAGGAGCAATGGATGCTTCCAACCTTTTAAAACCCATGCTTGCAAGGGGAGAACTTCATGCCATAGGCGCTACAACTCTTGATGAATACAGAAAATACATCGAAAAAGACCTCGCCCTTGAAAGAAGGTTTCAAAAAGTTCTGGTTCAAGAACCCACAGTGGAAGACACCATTTCAATTCTAAGGGGATTGAAGGAAAAATACGAAATATTCCACGGAATAAGGATTTCAGACTCCGCAGTAATAGCCGCAGCAACACTTTCAGACAGATACATTACAGATAGATTTTTGCCCGATAAGGCGATAGACTTGATGGATGAATCCTGCGCCATGTTGAGAACCGAAATAGATTCCATGCCCACAGAAATCGACGATGTACGAAGAAAAATTCTTCAACTGGAAATCGAAAGGGAAGCACTAAAAAAGGAAACTGACGAACCATCCAAAAATAGGCTTCAAATACTGGAAAAGGAATTATCTGAAGAAAAATCCGAATTTGATAAATTAAGCGCAAAATGGGAAAGCGAAAAACATGAATTAGATAAAGTAAAAAACATCAAAAAAGAAATAGAAGATGTAAAACACAGAATAGAAGAAGCAGAAAGAAATTACAACCTCGAGGAACTATCAGAACTTCGTTACGGGAAATTGCCACAGCTGGAAGAAGAATTAAAAAAAGCGGAAAGTGTAACCAAGGAAGAAGACTCCATGGTCAAGGAAGAAGTAACAGAAGACGAAATCGCCCACGTAGTAAGCAGATGGACAGGAATACCCGTTGAAAAGTTGAACAAAACCGAAAGAGATAAATTAATCAATCTTGAAGACACACTTCACAAAAGAGTAATAGGACAGGATGAAGCGGTAAAAGTCGTAAGTGATGCGGTACTTCGTGCAAGAGCGGGTCTTAAGAGTGAAAACAGACCCATCGGCTCCTTTATATTTTTAGGACCCACAGGTGTGGGTAAAACGGAAACAGCAAAGGCACTTACTGAAAACCTATTCGACGACGAAAAAAACATCATAAGGATAGATATGTCGGAATATATGGAAAAACATTCCGTTTCAAGACTTGTAGGTTCTCCTCCGGGATACGTTGGATACGAAGAAGGCGGACAATTGACGGAAGCAGTAAGAAGAAAACCCTACAGCGTAGTGCTTTTTGACGAAATAGAAAAGGCGTATCCCGATGTATTTAACATATTGCTTCAAGTACTTGATGACGGACGACTTACGGATAATCAAGGAAGAACTGTGGACTTTAAAAACACCGTAATAATCATGACTTCAAATATAGGATCGCAATACCTGCTTGAAGGAATAGGCGAAGATGGAGAAATCACCGAAGAAGCAAGAGAACTCGTAAGAGGAGAAATGCGAAGAAGATTCAGGCCTGAATTTTTAAACAGGGCGGATGAAATAGTGATGTTTAAACCTCTTGCAAGAGATGAAATCTACAAGATAATAAAAGCTACAATCAAAGATATAGAAGACAGATTATCTGACAGAAATATCAAAATAGAAGTTACGGAAAAAGCTTTGGATTTCATATTGGAAAACTCCTACAACGTACAATTCGGAGCAAGACCTGTAAAGAGGTATATCCAATCAAATATTGAAACAGAGATGTCCAGAATGATAATCAGAGATGAAATTACCGAAAACAGCAAAGTAAAAGTTGATATAGAAGAAGATAAACTGAAAATTACAGTTGCATAA